A segment of the Corythoichthys intestinalis isolate RoL2023-P3 chromosome 16, ASM3026506v1, whole genome shotgun sequence genome:
aaacgacgatggtgttgaaaaaagagggactgcacaagcgggcacgcaattcaagtccttgcgcaccaggaggaaagtgtgagactgcgttcaggccacagcatgtgaactgttaatttcattgttccatatgtagcctacctacaggggccacagtcagctgtttttgtcactgcggagaaaaagttacatattcatctgcttgatgtgtgatggcacggtgtggattctctgttaagcttgttcggacagaatattcatTTCAAATGTATGAAAACTAAATAATATTGAAtacgttgaagcggtatgcaatgttaagagtcttgttagctggaattgctgtgtccagccgctgtagctctgctgctctctgtgaactctctattcaagccggaacgcgcgcggctcttaaatgtctctgtcacatgaccgtgtcgtagccggtaacgcgctcggccaaatggacacacaagtacggaaggtgaattatgccaaacaaagggtcaccacaatgtcattatcatcatttaaaaaatttaagtgacgggtaaaaatagattatgagcgGATTTTTAGGACcccgtcagtcaaaatgacagacgccgaaaaagtctagcgcaacctctggtctgaACATAAGGAAAATagttcatttaataatggtacACTCAATTCTATCATTACAAGATGATGATCATGATGACCTATGTAACTGAACAcattatgtaatgcaaataaagtcgcttaaaagttggtggggacaaattGAGCATACTgacaagttggtagtgttttgtccctaccgtccctatgcaaacccacGCCCTTGGTCATATCACCATCCATGTTTCACCGGAAAGTGTTGACagtcaaaaacgaaaaaaatgctGGCGCTTTTCTTTTAGTAAATGGCCTGGTTTAGAAGGTAAGAAAGCTAGAGCGGTTGTGACTTTACATTTTTGaaacaaaatacttattagtgcatttcattatttattatgaTTCTCTACATGATTTATTTAAGAATgtctttatttgcagcctatgcagaccTTTTTTAAGATAatcatacagtacatgagtCATAATCGAGGTCCATCCATTTTCCATgcagctttttcctcacgagggtcgcggaagtgctggagcctatcccagctaactcaaaAGTTTTATTCATCCTGATTTAGCTTTTTTCCTAATTGCTAAACCCACTGAGGcacattaagtttgaaaatcagGGAGGTCAAAGAAACAGACAGTTAAAGCAGTGTATTACTTTTACAGTCAAGGACAATGTAAGCTTAGATGTAGTTCCGCTTATAGGTTAAGTAGTACcctgaagaaaaacaaaaacacccactgtaaatttcctttatatgaagcgAAGAGGAATGAATGCCCCCATTTTGagaaatgactttctcccatgaaaatTGCTAGTGAATCAGCAGAGATTCTCAGGGGAATGCCCAGTGAAGTAAAAGTCTTATTCAATGAGGTTAAGACATTAGTTCGATTTTTGATGGTCGTCCCTATAGCTTCAGCTGAAGCTCAACGAGGCTTTAGTGTCCTAAAAAGACTGAAAATTTGGATAAGATCTACTATGTCCCAGCAGCACCTAAATCATGTAGATATTTGCCATGTGCACCAAGATGCCCTTGACCAAGTAGAGATACGTGATCTGTGCCAACAGTTTGTTAGTCAATAACCACCGAAGACACCTGTTTGGCGGGGAGAGAAAAAATGGCAGAGGTTTAcccccatttttatttatttttgttattccagaAGACGTTTTGCATTCCTGATTAGTTCAGAGAATATTAACAAGTTTTTATTCTttgtagggttagggttagagcATATGAACCTTTGTTCAAATATCGCGATTTAAATTTCCTAATATCGTCCAGACATTTGTTCCGGAAGTTTTCAAACTTTTTCTTTAGTCGCTATATTCATAAAATGTTGCTTGCCGCTTGAAAATAGCAATGTCAACTTTTAGGTTCTATAAGCAGTTATTACTCCTGGACATGTTCTCATTCATTCAGGTTATTGTACCAGGAGTGGTAAAGGAGCACTACTTACCTGTTTGGAGTCTGTCGCTGCATATATTATATCCATCCAGCCTTTAAAGGTtgcctgattaaaaaaaaaaaaaagtcattaatcaatcaatcatgAAAATCTTTTTGTCAGTCTAgctcttttgtttttattagggctgtcaaaaattattgcgttaacgggcggtaatgaattttttaacttaatcacattaaaatatttgacgcaattaacgcacatgccccgctcaaacacattaaaatgacagcacagtgcaatgttcacttgttacttgtgttttttggagttttgtcgccctctgctggcgcttgggtgcgactgattttatgggcttccgcatccatgagcattgtgtaattattgacatatacaacggcgggctactagtttaatttttgattgaaattttattaacacgaaaacatgaagaggggttttaatataaaacttgtactaacatttctcttttaagaactacaagtcgttctatccatggattgttaATAAAGAACAATAaagaagaatgttaataaagttaatgccatcttgttgatttattgttataataaaaaaatacagtacttatgtaccgtaagttgaatgtatatatccatcttgtgtcttatctttccattccaacaataatttacagaaaaatatggcatattttatagatggtttgaattgcgatgaattacgattaattatttttgaagctgtaattaactcgattaaaaattggaatcgtttgacagccctggtttTTATGTGTGCTGTAGGTCTGAACCGTCAGTTGCAAGCATACTATTGCGGAGGCTATACCATCATAGGCTATCGGTATGTACACTTGCTGAACTAGCCTTTCGGCAGCTTCTGTCAGAGCGTTGTActggtgtgatctgtaaaatcccgtttgttgtCGCATCGTTACGCCGCCGATGATTGCAAACTTGATTTTTGCCTCGGCTACAAGTGCTTGCTGTCAATGAGGTAggtcgcgctaggcattatgggatctgtagttttgcgtttggaaacatgctggtggaactgtttgtcagtttatttcggttactgTTTGGGTACAATCTAGAACACTGAATGAAATAATTATTGATTGGGAATaactatgagctttttgttaaagctggattttctaCAGAAGACTTATTATTTAGAACATGggttcagaatatttatttgtacagtaagAAACGAAAAGaaagcttttaaaaaaaaaaaaaaatcactaaaacCATTGTTGCTATTTaattccattgtttttttttttgttttttttttgcatgtataATTTAGGAATAACTAAGCCTCTTAGGTAACCTCTGCAAATTTGCATGTGGGTCTTTGTTTATATagctattattaatattatttttttgtgtatatatttaaaacaatttttctatccagatggaggaagcacactttaaatatattgaagtgataaggcatctttgagtgaacaaaGTCAAATCTAAGTAGCtcaaggccgggccgagtgtcctcttttttggaaatcaaattgGTCATACAGTATTATAATGACAGTGTATGATGGAGTAGACTTCAAACTGACCACTTGGAGAAGTGACAGGTAACCGATCGCCACATTATCAAAATTCATGATGGTATTCTTCCAGCGGACTTCGGTGAAGTTTTGCTCTATCAGCACAAGACACTCCGTCCTGTTGTCGACGTCCGTAGCGGAAAAGTACTCTTCGGACGTGCCGTTGTAGCAGTACATAAACTTTCCAGCGAACATCCTCACTCCCGTAATGCTGAATATCAACCAGAGTGTCAGACAGGCGAGCAGCACGTCCAAGATGAACGGGATAGCGCCAATGAGCGTTGTCGTCACCACCTGCGTTGCGGACGAGTAAACTTGTCAACGGGCGAGTCGGTGAGGGCGGGCGGGCGGCTGGACGTTTAGCTTTTGCTCACCTTCAAGCCTTCAAAGCGAGACAAGACCCTCAAAGGTCTGAGAGTTCTCAAGGACTGTACGGCCGGCGTTTGGGGAACTCCCAGCAAGGTGGGAACCGTGGAAAGCAGAGAGATCTGGTAGATGATAGCAAGCATTTGATTCTATCTTTGCTTTGTCGTGTCTTATCAAGCAAGAAGGAGCTTTTTCGGGACGATCGCTACTTTTCAAACGTGAGAGTTATTCATTGTTTAGGACAGACTCCAATGATACAAAAATGATCTCGCCTATGCTGTCATGTTGGCTGTGTCATGATGCTGTTTGGTCCCATTGACGGTGATTAGACCAACCAGCGTTGCTCTCATAATGAACTTATTTACACCGACCACACAGTAACGTCAGAATACGACCATTCACAACAGACCTTCTTTGAACAAAAGGCAATATCAACACCTGAGATTAGAAATAATAATCATCTATATGATTACTTTCTTCATGGAGTAATGTAAGGCATGATTATTTCTAAGATGAATGAGTAACATGTAACTACCCAATATGTAAGTGGCTTACAAGCACAATGAGGAAGTCCAGCAGGCACCAAGCGTCAGTAAAGTACTTTTTCAATCCATCGGCGAACCACTTCAGAAACATCTCCAGCACAAAGACGCACGTGAACACCAGGTCGGCGTACTCCAAAATGCTCCTGATTAGCAATCGCTTCTCTAGGTAGACGTCTTCGATGGCCTGTTGTCCCGACATGTTTTCAATGGGCAACGTATCTACACAACAATGTTGCAATCGCGCCATAAGTGTTATCCCAAAAAGGACAGGTACTTGCCAGAGTTGCACTGCTCATCAGGATAACGAGTGTAACGAAAGCTCGGAAGTATTTGTTTTCAACCACGGAGAGGCACGCTTTCCTCACATTGGTCCAGATCCGGAGTCCGGCCGGACAGGAGTCCATGTTAAGGATCGGGCAGCACTCGTAACACTCTGAAAACACACACGCGGGCCCGCCACAGATGTAATTGGGTCCTGTTTTGAAACTCGGGCCTTCGTGGGTACGCGAGTTCGTACGGTCACCGAAGCACTCGACGGGTACGTTTCTGCCATCGGGTTTTGGCGCGTGCGCAGACGACTCCCCGTTCTAGCGAAGCAAGACACACAGTTTGTTGACTCCTACAAggtatgtatgcttttacagttTTCATATGGACAGCCGAGCCGAGTGGATTACATGCAAATCCTTTTCCTGGCTGTCATCTTCATTTCCAGATGTTTGCAAGGTACCAGTGTAGACTTGATGACGGCCAAGGTCCTCCAACTCGGATCCGGCCGTTTCTGAACTTACAAAAGTAAGTGCCAAAAACTCCTTCTGGCCGGCGTCATCGCTCTTAAGTCCCGTGACTGAAAATGACATTTAGTTATACGACGGACCGTGGAGGCGGAAGCCAGCCACCGCCTACCGGGAGGATTTAGACGGATTTTCGACAGGGTTTTCCGTCCCGTCTTCTTGCCTGTACACTCCCGGACCCGGGACTTTAGCCTAATCATAGCCCCGCAGATCCGGTTACAGGCCGTCTTCAGATTGTTCTGTCCTTCTCCTTGTGAAGTCGGCCGATGATCTCCATTCATCAACAAGGCCAGGAACAAATTCAACACCTGCGCAGAGATGAGGACAAGATCGAACAAATCCAATCTAAAAGAGTCGCTCAGCCCAGTCGTTTCCTTACCGCCAGCCGTCCGACGACCACCACCACCGCGTAGAAGGCGAGGCACGCGGGCTGACCCGCGACCTCCATGCAATCCCACATTGTCTCGATCCATTCCCCGCAAAGTGCTCGGAAGACTAAGAAGGCGGCGTGGAAGAAATCGCTCATGTGCCAGCGAGGAAGCCGGCAATCTTGGGAGATGCGACACACGTAGTCTTTGTAGTTTTTTCCAAAGAGCCGCATCCCGGCAGCAGCCAAGGTGAGGGTGATGACGGCCAGAAGCAGAGCCGAGTGCCTCGCTGCCCCCAACAACTTTGCGATGAACTTTAACAAAGCGTTGAAGGAAGGCCACCACCTGGCCAACCTAAAAACTCTCAACACACTGAACTGGAAAGCCAATACAGGTGGAGGCGTTATTGTGCCCGAGGGAAATTGGATCGATTCGACGGATGAATCTTACTCGTCCAAGAGCGCTCACCATATACATGTCTGGCAGTCCGAACTCAAGCAGAGTAAGTGCGACAATGACGCTGTCAAAGATGTTCCAGGCAACCTGCAATTGTGACGTGTGCATTAGATTTGTGATCGTTAATTCAATTGTGGAAAAGTAAAGTGGTCACCTGGAAGTAGCAATACGGACCCATGGCAAGAAGTTTGAGGGCCACCTCTCCTGTAAAAATTATTGTAAAGACCTGTGGGAGGGGAGGGGGCCAGTGAGAGGGTGAGAGGTTAAGAGTTGCTCCAGACCTTGATTTTGAATCTAggcatttttcaaaaagaaagcccCGGAGCGCCGACCGTCCATCTGAGCAGCCTTAATCATTGTTAGAGGCAGGAATTGGAGCACTACTTGTCTTGGTATTGCAAAGGGTTCATGAGTAGGAGTGTGTGTGAGAATGTCACACTGTCACCTAATTAATATCACCTTTGACTACATGTGAAGGTTTGGGTTGCGTGCCAATTTTCTGTTGACCGCTTATGTTTGATTCActcatttttgtatgtgttgaAGTTCTACACAATCACAGTGCGCACCCTCGTTTCTTAGAATGTCACAGCACACATTTGTTTCTATAAATTAGACAATCGTGTTTTGAGCTCGCGTGGATGCGCGGCTGTTGAAATGGGACCGGTCGTGTGAAATTGACGCATACGACTGTCATTAGCATTGACGTCATTGAAGAATGATGTATTtaccaataaaattgactgataTGGCGGTCTTTGGTGTTGATGAGTTGTCGTCGGTAGAGTAGAccaaaatttgactcaagtaagagtcgcGATACTTCAAAATGGTACTCAAGTGAAAGTAGTCatctaaaaaatgtactcaagtacaagtaaaaaagtatttgggaaaagtatacacaagacaaGTTGTATAACTAAATGGATAAACCCTCGACTTTTTACATGGAAAAAAGCAAATTGGGTACTATTTTCTCTCTGTAGTAATCAGCAGGAGAGTACAGTTAAGTTTTATCCAAGTACATTCTGCTGATGAAGtttctatgttttttttaaaaaattatttttgttttgatccTGGCCATACAAACAGTTACTGGTGACACACGCATGCGTGTGTGAGAGGTTAGTCCCTTTACCCCCACCACGATCCCTGCCAGACACACAGACAACTACTAGAGAACGGAGTAAATACTGACCAGTCCTGCTAAGCTGAGCTGGTCGTAAAACTGTTGCGTTAGAGGAAAATGTTCCATTGCCATGAAAATGGTGTTAAGCACAATGCAGATCAcaatggcaagatcaaagaaggGGTCGTTGACAAAACGGCAAAGATGGCGTTTTGCCCAGCAACGGCTGCAGCAGGACCACTTGAGGAAGATGTCGGTGAAAATGGAGCAGCACGCTAAACGTGGCTTTTGCACATCCTCAcgttctgaaaatagagcaaactTCAACACCAGGGAGTAGTGCAGTGCACATTATCCAACACTGGACCCATCTTTATTTTTTGCCCGCTCAAGGTGGTGTTGCATACTGCATGTTTGCGTACGAGTAACAACACCTTCCTCGGCTGCTGACGAATGCTGCATCTCAGTGAGGCAAATGCTGCCAGCCTCCTACACACAAGCACAAAGAGTCATATCAGTTGAACTGTCTCCAGAACATGACATTAGGTAGCAGGTCATCTGACCTGCTCTTCTTTCTTCTTCAGCAATTGGGATATGCGCACAAACTCTTTGTCCTTCCGATCGTCCTCGGCCATCCGGGCCCACTTTCGCTCCACGGACACCGCGGCGAGCGTGGCCACAATCAGGCCGCCGAGGCAAAAGGAGCCGAGCGCCAGGTCGACAACGAAGTAGACGGTGTACCATTTACCGGCTGAGCGCAACACCTGCGGAGACAAACCGGCGGAGCGGAGCGAGTGTCACACGCAGGTATGAGCGCGGACGTCATCTGGAAACGGATCTTTGCTGACCAGTTGGTAAAGGTTCTCCCAAAAGTCCTGAGTCGCCAATCGGAACAAAGCAAGGAAAGCCCAACCGAAGGAATCGTAGCCCGTGTAGCCGTAATTTGGGTTCCGCCCCGCCCTCAGACACGTGTAACCCTCAGGACAGATCCTAAAGAGTTCAACGTCAGCGTGTCTCGGTTAGTCGGTTAGTCTCAGTTAGTGTGGGACTGCGTGCCAGAGTTCCGTGGCTACGTACCCGGCATCGGAGCGGTTTCCGCACAGTAGAGCATCGACGTCTTCGGGTAGATAATAATAGTGGGCTGTCGGAAAGACACGCACATCACATTCAAGAGGCGCAATCAAATGTGTGATGGAGCCAAATCATGAATCTGGTTCACACCGGGGTTGTTGATATGTTCTTGATAATCTAACCCTTCCAACGAGTGGTTGCTAGGTGCCATCAGCACACACTTTTGCCTCAAGAAGCCCATGAAGTTGTGCAGCGCGAGCGTGGCCAGGACGCCGAGGGTGACCAGGCTCAGCGCCACGACGTGGCCCATCTTCTTCATGGATTGCAGGAGCTCACCGAGGGTCCTCTTCAAACCTGACGTgggtggacaaaaaaaaaacccaaacgtTTGCTTGCATCTGTGCACGCACGCTCACACGAACAAGCATGTACCTGGTATTGCTGTGATGATCTTTAATGCTGGAAGTACTTGAAAAGCAGAGAGACTGGGTGCAGCCACTATTTCTGTCAGATATCTAAACAATGGAGCAACAGCCCGCCATCTTGCTGATACAGTTGTCATCATGACCACAACGGCAAGTGCTACGGAGCGGATGTGCATTACGCCGTGCAGATGACCATCAAGTCCAACCAGTTGCACGGATCCCAGAGGAAGGTGAAGCGACCGACGCAGAATCCTCGAGCGGCAAGTTTGACCAGCGCCTCAAGTGTGTAGATGGCGATAAAAGCGTATCTGTTCAACGAAACAAAAGCCTTTCTTGATGTCGTTGCTTTATCGGCACACTGCCCCCCCCCGAGGACTTCCGGGCTCCAGGGGCAGACGGACACACGCGCGCAATGTGCTGACAAGTGAAAATTTGGTCTTGAACTCACTTAAGGAACTTGCTCCACTCCGGCAGCTGGGCCATTGTAAGGAACACACaattggtcaaaactgtcagcaGGATAAAGGCACGGAAAAATGTGGAATTTGTTAAGGAACAAAACCATTAAGACGGACGTGGACAAGCAATCTTTATTGCTATCTGTATAATACACTCACACGATGATATGCATATCCATACATAATTGTAGATGGCTCCCTCATAGTGTGGTACGAATTGCAACCGGTTGTAAGCCGGCTCCCTCCAGTTGAGCGTATGATGTTGTTAATCAGGCAATCGCAGGGCCCAAACAAGCAGTCCCACCGACATTCACGCCAAATGAGTCTCCTAAAATCTTTCATGCTTTTCATGTAAAATAATGATCTGATTGTTGTTTACtttggatatttttttcttgcaacaTTACATTTCTTGCGGTATTCCATCTGTAAACTAGTCTCGGGTCAAGCCCAACCCCCCAAAATCTGGTGATTCAACTTTTCATCATATTCAACAATCATTTACAAAAAGATGGTATCTTGATCTACAATGTAGTAAAAGGCCTGAATGAAGTGTCCTTGCTATGCCTGACAGACAAAATAAAATGCAGTACTCACTGgaacttacaaaaaaaaatagtacagtcctacagtaaatatgagaaatgataatataccctgattaattatatgacgtgtgttagagtaatgcaaacagctagacggtgcctatgagaaacgataccatttttccatttccccctcatgagccctgATAAGgtcattcactttactgtgtccaagggcagggagtgaagtctgcctaaactatagttagatgaatgtgttagacaatTATATGGCGTGTGCAAGAACGCtacctattcccttcaacaGCCTAGATATTTAATCATCATGCTAGCATCATACTAGCTGATCTAAACCGATGTGCTCAACTGGTACAATTTTTTGAGGAAGTGCTTTGCAAACGGTGATCATCATGTCACTGAAACATCAGGTATAGATAAATAAGGCAGGTTTGTTAGATCGATCACCAGGGACATTTGGAAAAACGGTGACTAGAATCTCACTGCGTTTTTTGGATGGATATTTTGGTGGGCCTAGTACCCTCATGTATTTCAACGGTGCTCACTCAACTGGTGCTTGCAGAGCAAAATGACTTTTTCGGGATTGCTATCTGGTGTCAAAATCTTAAACTACTGCTGCAATTGCTAGATGTGTAAATGTTGCATGTGTTTCACCAAGGATATGAGTGGAGGACTATCCTAATGGCGGTGGTCCTCATCAAATTGAAAGGCGTTAGCAGGCAACAAGCGGAATCGGCATTGAATCTGTGCAAAATCTTTTCTCTATCCAAAACAACGAATGTCTGTCGAGACAAGATAAGTTCAAAGGTCAGACGTGGACAAAGCCACTTGGGGACGACTGAGGCGCTCCTCACAGAGACCTTCTGCGATTGGTAGAAGGGATCCAGCTCCTCCAGAGGGATGTTGACAAATTCGGGGGCCGGCTCCCCGAAGATGAACGGGAGGGGCTTCCCACTCTCCAAGTCCCCACTTGGCTTCCGCAGTTTTTCCGCTACCTGTCAATCGTTCAATTAGACAATCAGGCGGCAAAAACACGGCGCTCGTTATGCCTACGCGAGGATTGATTGTATTTCAGTTtctgcaacttcaaaggcaattGGAGTCTTCAATAACCGTCATTCACTTGGGCATTAAAGGCAAGTTTGTGTCATTGACGAGGCAAATTTTTCTTAACGCTCGGGCAATTTGGAGTGTCCAATCAACATAGCATAGGTAATTCACTCATCCAATTAAAACGTAGGCAGTAAAAAGAAAAACCCATCCTGGTTAGATAGTATAATCAATGATGGCTCCCAGGACAGAGCGACCAAATGGTCACGTTTTGCAACTAAAATTGGAGCTAGtgcgagtatttttttcttctacttGAAGAAGCGCGACCAGTaactttgcagttttttttttttttttggcttagaAACTCCTTCACGGTTAAATACCAACCGCGTGGTACCTCAAGTCACACAGGCGGATGACTTCCACTTTTgcgactttttggactgtcaaattgtcgccattTCCTGGAGGCGACTGTTATACGCACGTCTATGGTGATATATTTGTGCAACTATTCTGGGCGAGCAACGATAGCTTTTGAGTTCATAAAAATACTATATTGAGTGAGGAATAATAATTTTGGagcacagaaaataacattgagcaaaaataaataaaagtgctaCATTCACCTGGAAAAGGCAAAGGAGACTGACTTGGACAGGAGAAGGATGACTTCTTTGGGAAGGAAGCAATAGAACAAGTTCTAAAACATGAGAAAATAATCATAATATTAAATACTGTCTTCAAAGAAGTCATCTTTCTCCCGTCCAAGTCAGTCTCTCTTGCCTTTTCTGGGTGAATGTAAACAAGTGATCTAACTGGACGGCAAACAGCCAATCGttgtacttccgccagctctctgattggttggctttGTGGAACACTTGGAACGTGTGTGCCAAACTGAGCGCACTTGAACCCCAACTGGCGAGCTCAGGGGTTGAGAGATTGAGCGAGAGCAGGAGGGGGGGAATTGAGTGGCTAAAACTAACATGCAAAGACAATTCTGGAGCACAgagtagattgttttttttttttgctcattatATTTTTCCTTGCTCAAAATCTGTAATTATTGGCTTAAtatacagggtgattcaaaaagaatgtgccaaaaccattgcggtacattaaaaaaaaaaccccaaaaactaGCTGGCTACAAGTGTATATAGAAGTTGTATATAACTTcaagtttttatttcatgctttacaagtCAGTGACGGGAGCTATCGTTCACTTgaggaaacgaatccattcTAGTTTGTTCAGAAAGAAAACtcattcaaacaaatcgttcaacgaatcgttcgccccccctcatccccctccccgcccaaatgaatcgttcggttagtgaacgggaagtgacgttgccgaaggaATCACCAAAGacggcttcgcagtataactgaacgggaagtgacattgcttggtccctccctctcttgcacacaggctcctcattgaccactcgtcgtagtttcagaaatgagtgacagacgatatcattctgctttccgagcctcgtctccctccctccctccctccctcccgctgctgcaaaagcgagggagaacttccgcgtcgtctgacgTATTTCTATGGGACCAAAGTCATGGCTCATGCTTGCATTtcaatttaggacacggttaaacattttccttttgtggggggagtgggggtttggggtcaggggcgcacggactttctttagcatgatcttgatcacatatacaatgctgctgctaccagccacgaaaataaaaataaatcgaa
Coding sequences within it:
- the LOC130931943 gene encoding sodium channel protein type 4 subunit alpha B-like isoform X2; the protein is MEGKTTFWDFWGTRKEQDALARRISQRKPLPSHLGKLLGNSAVRAQLGKSEMVALLPPVGTEVFRKLTRASLEEIREIEGKEDKILVAEKLRKPSGDLESGKPLPFIFGEPAPEFVNIPLEELDPFYQSQKTFVVLDREKILHRFNADSACCLLTPFNLMRTTAIRIVLHSFFRAFILLTVLTNCVFLTMAQLPEWSKFLKYAFIAIYTLEALVKLAARGFCVGRFTFLWDPCNWLDLMVICTAYLTEIVAAPSLSAFQVLPALKIITAIPGLKRTLGELLQSMKKMGHVVALSLVTLGVLATLALHNFMGFLRQKCVLMAPSNHSLEGLDYQEHINNPAHYYYLPEDVDALLCGNRSDAGICPEGYTCLRAGRNPNYGYTGYDSFGWAFLALFRLATQDFWENLYQLVLRSAGKWYTVYFVVDLALGSFCLGGLIVATLAAVSVERKWARMAEDDRKDKEFVRISQLLKKKEEQEAGSICLTEMQHSSAAEEEREDVQKPRLACCSIFTDIFLKWSCCSRCWAKRHLCRFVNDPFFDLAIVICIVLNTIFMAMEHFPLTQQFYDQLSLAGLVFTIIFTGEVALKLLAMGPYCYFQVAWNIFDSVIVALTLLEFGLPDMYMVSALGRFSVLRVFRLARWWPSFNALLKFIAKLLGAARHSALLLAVITLTLAAAGMRLFGKNYKDYVCRISQDCRLPRWHMSDFFHAAFLVFRALCGEWIETMWDCMEVAGQPACLAFYAVVVVVGRLAVLNLFLALLMNGDHRPTSQGEGQNNLKTACNRICGAMIRLKSRVRECTGKKTGRKTLSKIRLNPPVTGLKSDDAGQKEFLALTFVSSETAGSELEDLGRHQVYTGTLQTSGNEDDSQEKDLHNGESSAHAPKPDGRNVPVECFGDQCYECCPILNMDSCPAGLRIWTNVRKACLSVVENKYFRAFVTLVILMSSAKQAIEDVYLEKRLLIRSILEYADLVFTCVFVLEMFLKWFADGLKKYFTDAWCLLDFLIVLISLLSTVPTLLGVPQTPAVQSLRTLRPLRVLSRFEGLKVVTTTLIGAIPFILDVLLACLTLWLIFSITGVRMFAGKFMYCYNGTSEEYFSATDVDNRTECLVLIEQNFTEVRWKNTIMNFDNVAIGYLSLLQVATFKGWMDIIYAATDSKQIERQPEYEANVYKSLYFVIFIIFGSFVTFNFLIGAIIEYLKQRKAKIGGTGLFMTTYQMKCYNSIKRFRPKQNWSSVPRPQNKIQALLFDLVTKASFDIFFMVFACLQVILLAVETSEDSIQKDDILHWMHFVIIVIFTVECVLKIAALRKHYFTFGWNIFDFVLVILFIVGLFLADLMEKYFVHSSALFGVIRLTRVCRILHLLRVAKGVRRLILVLMRSLPALLNIGFFLFLVTFTFSVFGMKNFAHVKKGAMLDDMFNFETFANGALCMFAIGTSAGWDGLLLPLMSVPPDCNPYTEHTGTSIRGDCGRPAVGVVFVVSYISLSFLVVVCMYVVVLLENFKTIGEESADELARSDFQMFGETWKKFDPQASHLIHSSQLSDFCDDLKEPLRMAKPNGVKVAGMDLPLLAGDNVYCVDLLVALVIQARGISGEMDKTALKASMEEKFLAGSQAKDARHYEPISSTLRRKREDVAAAVIQKAYRRHATRATGPTGKSGADAYP